One Bombus fervidus isolate BK054 chromosome 7, iyBomFerv1, whole genome shotgun sequence genomic region harbors:
- the LOC139989077 gene encoding sorting nexin-24: protein MYQVFISGYRLAEVSHGKPYYVYCIEVLESESGTRYFIERRYSEFNALHRTLKKENADVAPFPPKKVRNSQPKVLEQRRAALELYIQKMLRLSATKQQVLNFLGIESPTPGAPYKNTYKDTEGGQYVDTSALGHQPVLTFHCDPYVQSNISSNSLPDIVISGVLLGVYKS from the exons ATGTATCAAGTTTTCATTAGTGGATACCGTTTGGCCGAAGTGTCACACGGCAAGCCTTATTATGTTTACTGTATTGAGGTTCTGGAGTCCGAAAGTGGCACCCGATACTTTATTGAGAGAAGATACAGCGAATTTAATGCGCTACATCGCACG ctgaagaaagaaaacgcgGATGTTGCTCCGTTTCCGCCGAAGAAGGTAAGAAATTCCCAACCGAAGGTGCTTGAGCAAAGGCGAGCAGCATTGGAACTGTACATCCAGAAAATGTTAAGGCTCTCAGCCACCAAGCAACAGGTTCTCAATTTTCTGGGTATAGAAAGTCCAACACCCGGTGCTCCGTATAAAAA TACGTACAAGGATACGGAGGGAGGACAATATGTCGACACCAGTGCTCTTGGCCATCAACCTGTGCTAACTTTCCATTGTGATCCATATGTTCAGTCGAACATTAGTTCGAACAGTCTTCCAGATATCGTTATCAGCGGAGTACTTTTGGGTGTATACAAGTCCTGA
- the Fdx1 gene encoding adrenodoxin-like protein 1, mitochondrial Ferredoxin 1: MTLLLRLSAWKNLIKRSFSPRNQIITISKFDIHTSEYSFHGEYEMQDPKSEADIVNVTFIDKMGKRIPIKGKVGDNVLYLAHRYGIEMEGACEASLACTTCHIYVHHDYMDKLPTAEEKEEDLLDLAPFLKENSRLGCQIILTKELDGIELELPQATRNFYVDGHTPAAH; the protein is encoded by the exons atgacaCTTCTTCTGAGGCTTTCAGCATGgaaaaatctaataaaaagATCATTTTCACCAAGGAATCAGATAATAACAATATCAAAGTTCGATATTCATACGTCGGAAT ATTCTTTTCATGGTGAATATGAAATGCAAGACCCAAAATCAGAAGCTGATAT TGTTAATGTTACTTTTATTGATAAAATGGGAAAAAGAATACCTATAAAAGGGAAAGTGGGAGATAATGTACTGTATTTAGCCCATAGATATGGAATTGAAATGGAAGGTGCTTGCGAAGCATCTCTTGCTTGTACCACTTGtcacatatatgtacatcatGATTATATGGATAAACTCCCAACAGctgaagaaaaagaggaggatttattagatttagctccatttttgaaagaaaattctagATTAG gttgtcaaattatattaacaaaagaaTTAGATGGTATAGAATTAGAACTGCCCCAAGCAACAAGAAATTTCTATGTAGATGGCCACACACCAGCTGcacattaa
- the Spred gene encoding sprouty-related protein with EVH-1 domain isoform X2 — MTEASEDGNYLVRVRAQVMTRDDSSGGWVPLSGGGLANVSVRRRPTSSGGHQSNNTNASGISTTTVSITSSIQPVSTTSVTNTQSHGSSNSSPPGATEKMHEYLIYGKRITDQSVVLSCTIKKDFEYNKVMPTFHHWRTGEKKFGLTFQTAADARAFDKGVRTAVEELLEDVGDEDVFMTLNLPVEPPEPRPSSDTPHGIVRLSNYHSQCSDLPDSHKPIHYIGGPSIKVPPSQHPLASTEDVGSDSYSYVQLTTLNHEYLYPIIGDHKGDRLNRHNTGSSLKKPDIIVSQPSKNTMKRNVRLRCKHCQELYTEQHNPRGSCEYAPDPIRRGIAKISCLSCAQGMLYHCMSDAEGDFTQNPCSCSTEEGCGRRWFGLALLSLIVPCLWIYPPLRAVHWCGTSCGMCGGRHHPME, encoded by the exons ATGACAGAGGCGTCGGAGGA tggTAACTATTTGGTGAGGGTTCGTGCCCAGGTAATGACAAGGGATGATAGTTCAGGTGGTTGGGTTCCTCTAAGTGGCGGTGGTTTAGCAAATGTTTCGGTTAGACGAAGACCAACTTCTTCAGGTGGACATCAGTCTAATAATACCAATGCATCTGGTATTTCTACTACGACTGTCTCTATTACTAGCAGTATACAACCTGTATCAACTACAAGTGTTACTAATACCCAAAGTCATGGATCTTCTAACAGTTCTCCACCTGGTGCAACTGAGAAGATGCATGAGTACCTTATTTATGGAAAACGCATCACTGATCAAtca GTTGTTCTTAGCtgtacaattaaaaaagatttcgAATATAATAAGGTAATGCCAACTTTCCATCACTGGAGGACAGGAGAGAAGAAGTTTGGATTAACATTTCAAACAGCTGCAGATGCAAGAGCTTTTGATAAAGGTGTTCGTACAGCTGTTGAAGAATTGTTAGAAG ATGTTGGGGATGAAGATGTTTTTATG ACTTTAAATTTACCTGTGGAACCACCAGAACCACGTCCCTCATCGGATACACCTCATGGAATAGTACGACTGTCCAATTATCATTCCCAGTGTTCAGATCTTCCTGATTCACATAAACCTATTCATTATATTGGTGGACCATCTATAAAAGTGCCACCATCTCAGCATCCTTTGGCATCAACTGAAGATGTTGGATCAGATAGCTACTCTTATGTGCAGCTCACAACGCTTaatcatgaatatttatatcccATCATCGGTGATCATAAAGGAGACCGATTAAATAGACATAATACCGGCAGTTCTTTGAAGAAACCAGATATTATAGTATCCCAACCTTCTAAAAATACTATGAAACGTAATGTCCGATTACGATGTAAACATTGCCAAGAGCTGTACACAGAGCAGCACAATCCTAGGGGGTCCTGTGAATACGCACCTGATCCTATTAGACGAGGAATCGCAAAAATTTCGTGTTTGTCTTGTGCTCAGGGTATGTTATACCACTGTATGAGTGATGCTGAAGGTGATTTTACCCAGAATCCTTGCAG TTGTAGTACAGAAGAAGGATGTGGACGCAGATGGTTTGGTTTGGCATTATTATCACTGATCGTTCCTTGCTTGTGGATTTATCCTCCACTAAGAGCTGTTCATTGGTGTGGCACGTCCTGTGGAATGTGTGGAGGACGTCACCATCCGATGGAATAA
- the Spred gene encoding sprouty-related protein with EVH-1 domain isoform X1: protein MTEASEDGNYLVRVRAQVMTRDDSSGGWVPLSGGGLANVSVRRRPTSSGGHQSNNTNASGISTTTVSITSSIQPVSTTSVTNTQSHGSSNSSPPGATEKMHEYLIYGKRITDQSVVLSCTIKKDFEYNKVMPTFHHWRTGEKKFGLTFQTAADARAFDKGVRTAVEELLEGLTNTTLYGNSLDVGDEDVFMTLNLPVEPPEPRPSSDTPHGIVRLSNYHSQCSDLPDSHKPIHYIGGPSIKVPPSQHPLASTEDVGSDSYSYVQLTTLNHEYLYPIIGDHKGDRLNRHNTGSSLKKPDIIVSQPSKNTMKRNVRLRCKHCQELYTEQHNPRGSCEYAPDPIRRGIAKISCLSCAQGMLYHCMSDAEGDFTQNPCSCSTEEGCGRRWFGLALLSLIVPCLWIYPPLRAVHWCGTSCGMCGGRHHPME from the exons ATGACAGAGGCGTCGGAGGA tggTAACTATTTGGTGAGGGTTCGTGCCCAGGTAATGACAAGGGATGATAGTTCAGGTGGTTGGGTTCCTCTAAGTGGCGGTGGTTTAGCAAATGTTTCGGTTAGACGAAGACCAACTTCTTCAGGTGGACATCAGTCTAATAATACCAATGCATCTGGTATTTCTACTACGACTGTCTCTATTACTAGCAGTATACAACCTGTATCAACTACAAGTGTTACTAATACCCAAAGTCATGGATCTTCTAACAGTTCTCCACCTGGTGCAACTGAGAAGATGCATGAGTACCTTATTTATGGAAAACGCATCACTGATCAAtca GTTGTTCTTAGCtgtacaattaaaaaagatttcgAATATAATAAGGTAATGCCAACTTTCCATCACTGGAGGACAGGAGAGAAGAAGTTTGGATTAACATTTCAAACAGCTGCAGATGCAAGAGCTTTTGATAAAGGTGTTCGTACAGCTGTTGAAGAATTGTTAGAAG GATTGACCAATACAACATTATATGGCAACTCGTTAGATGTTGGGGATGAAGATGTTTTTATG ACTTTAAATTTACCTGTGGAACCACCAGAACCACGTCCCTCATCGGATACACCTCATGGAATAGTACGACTGTCCAATTATCATTCCCAGTGTTCAGATCTTCCTGATTCACATAAACCTATTCATTATATTGGTGGACCATCTATAAAAGTGCCACCATCTCAGCATCCTTTGGCATCAACTGAAGATGTTGGATCAGATAGCTACTCTTATGTGCAGCTCACAACGCTTaatcatgaatatttatatcccATCATCGGTGATCATAAAGGAGACCGATTAAATAGACATAATACCGGCAGTTCTTTGAAGAAACCAGATATTATAGTATCCCAACCTTCTAAAAATACTATGAAACGTAATGTCCGATTACGATGTAAACATTGCCAAGAGCTGTACACAGAGCAGCACAATCCTAGGGGGTCCTGTGAATACGCACCTGATCCTATTAGACGAGGAATCGCAAAAATTTCGTGTTTGTCTTGTGCTCAGGGTATGTTATACCACTGTATGAGTGATGCTGAAGGTGATTTTACCCAGAATCCTTGCAG TTGTAGTACAGAAGAAGGATGTGGACGCAGATGGTTTGGTTTGGCATTATTATCACTGATCGTTCCTTGCTTGTGGATTTATCCTCCACTAAGAGCTGTTCATTGGTGTGGCACGTCCTGTGGAATGTGTGGAGGACGTCACCATCCGATGGAATAA
- the Spred gene encoding sprouty-related protein with EVH-1 domain isoform X3, whose protein sequence is MTRDDSSGGWVPLSGGGLANVSVRRRPTSSGGHQSNNTNASGISTTTVSITSSIQPVSTTSVTNTQSHGSSNSSPPGATEKMHEYLIYGKRITDQSVVLSCTIKKDFEYNKVMPTFHHWRTGEKKFGLTFQTAADARAFDKGVRTAVEELLEGLTNTTLYGNSLDVGDEDVFMTLNLPVEPPEPRPSSDTPHGIVRLSNYHSQCSDLPDSHKPIHYIGGPSIKVPPSQHPLASTEDVGSDSYSYVQLTTLNHEYLYPIIGDHKGDRLNRHNTGSSLKKPDIIVSQPSKNTMKRNVRLRCKHCQELYTEQHNPRGSCEYAPDPIRRGIAKISCLSCAQGMLYHCMSDAEGDFTQNPCSCSTEEGCGRRWFGLALLSLIVPCLWIYPPLRAVHWCGTSCGMCGGRHHPME, encoded by the exons ATGACAAGGGATGATAGTTCAGGTGGTTGGGTTCCTCTAAGTGGCGGTGGTTTAGCAAATGTTTCGGTTAGACGAAGACCAACTTCTTCAGGTGGACATCAGTCTAATAATACCAATGCATCTGGTATTTCTACTACGACTGTCTCTATTACTAGCAGTATACAACCTGTATCAACTACAAGTGTTACTAATACCCAAAGTCATGGATCTTCTAACAGTTCTCCACCTGGTGCAACTGAGAAGATGCATGAGTACCTTATTTATGGAAAACGCATCACTGATCAAtca GTTGTTCTTAGCtgtacaattaaaaaagatttcgAATATAATAAGGTAATGCCAACTTTCCATCACTGGAGGACAGGAGAGAAGAAGTTTGGATTAACATTTCAAACAGCTGCAGATGCAAGAGCTTTTGATAAAGGTGTTCGTACAGCTGTTGAAGAATTGTTAGAAG GATTGACCAATACAACATTATATGGCAACTCGTTAGATGTTGGGGATGAAGATGTTTTTATG ACTTTAAATTTACCTGTGGAACCACCAGAACCACGTCCCTCATCGGATACACCTCATGGAATAGTACGACTGTCCAATTATCATTCCCAGTGTTCAGATCTTCCTGATTCACATAAACCTATTCATTATATTGGTGGACCATCTATAAAAGTGCCACCATCTCAGCATCCTTTGGCATCAACTGAAGATGTTGGATCAGATAGCTACTCTTATGTGCAGCTCACAACGCTTaatcatgaatatttatatcccATCATCGGTGATCATAAAGGAGACCGATTAAATAGACATAATACCGGCAGTTCTTTGAAGAAACCAGATATTATAGTATCCCAACCTTCTAAAAATACTATGAAACGTAATGTCCGATTACGATGTAAACATTGCCAAGAGCTGTACACAGAGCAGCACAATCCTAGGGGGTCCTGTGAATACGCACCTGATCCTATTAGACGAGGAATCGCAAAAATTTCGTGTTTGTCTTGTGCTCAGGGTATGTTATACCACTGTATGAGTGATGCTGAAGGTGATTTTACCCAGAATCCTTGCAG TTGTAGTACAGAAGAAGGATGTGGACGCAGATGGTTTGGTTTGGCATTATTATCACTGATCGTTCCTTGCTTGTGGATTTATCCTCCACTAAGAGCTGTTCATTGGTGTGGCACGTCCTGTGGAATGTGTGGAGGACGTCACCATCCGATGGAATAA
- the Cycc gene encoding cyclin C: MAGNFWQSSHYQQWLLDKQDLVRERQHDLSIFTEEEYQKLFIFFSNLIQVLGEQLKLRQQVIATATVYFKRFYARNSLKCIDPLLLAPTSVFLASKVEEFGVISHNRLIAACQTVVKNKFNYAYSQEFPYRGSHISECEFYLLEHLDCCLIVYQPYRPLLILIQDAGPDEQLLTLAWRIINDSLRTDVCLLYPPHQIAIGCLQIACVMLQKDLKAWFAELNADMEKIQEIARYIINLYELWKTYDEKKEIQSLLSKMPKPTPSPPQH; the protein is encoded by the exons atgGCTGGCAATTTTTGGCAAAGTTCACATTA TCAACAATGGCTTCTGGATAAACAGGATTTAGTGCGAGAACGACAACATgatctttcaattttcacagaagaagaatatcaaaaattattcatctTTTTTTCCAATC TAATACAAGTATTGGGTGAGCAGTTGAAACTAAGACAACAAGTTATAGCCACAGCAActgtttattttaaaagattttatgCTCGTAACAGCTTAAAGTGTATAGACCCTTTATTATTAGCACCTACATCAGTTTTTCTAGCTTCAAAGGTAGAAGAATTTGGAGTTATTTCTCACAATAGATTAATTGCAGCTTGTCAAACTGTAG taaagaataaattcaattatgcCTATTCACAAGAATTTCCTTATCGTGGAAGCCATATCTCAGAATGTGAATTTTATCTTCTGGAACATCTAGATTGCTGTTTAATAGTATATCAACCGTATCGACCTTTATTAATCCTCATTCAAGATGCAGGGCCAGATGAACAATTACTTACATTGGCTTGGCGTATAATTAATGATAGTTTACGTACAGATGTATGTTTATTATATCCACCACACCAAATAGCTATtg gatGTTTACAAATAGCTTGTGTCATGTTGCAAAAAGATTTAAAAGCATGGTTTGCTGAATTAAATGCTGATATGGAAAAAATTCAAGAGATCGCACGTTACatcattaatttatatgaaCTATGGAAAACATacgatgaaaagaaagaaattcaaagtttATTATCTAAAATGCCAAAACCTACACCATCGCCACCACAGCACTGA